A genomic window from Planococcus rifietoensis includes:
- a CDS encoding DUF2187 family protein translates to MAFQPHEKEVSEFVAARKIGEWISFTRNGVDVNGTIFKIMDNSVIVEISPEDAKEIGAASNMTVISHKKYKIVADQ, encoded by the coding sequence ATGGCATTTCAACCCCATGAAAAAGAAGTATCTGAATTTGTAGCGGCCCGCAAAATCGGCGAATGGATTTCATTCACCCGCAATGGCGTCGACGTTAACGGAACCATCTTCAAAATTATGGACAACTCGGTGATCGTCGAGATTTCACCAGAAGACGCCAAGGAAATCGGCGCTGCTTCCAACATGACCGTAATTTCACATAAGAAATACAAGATTGTCGCAGATCAATAA
- a CDS encoding ABC transporter ATP-binding protein has protein sequence MTNETLLSVQELKRHFDLGKDTTLKAVDGISFDIKRGETFGLVGESGCGKSTAGRTIMGLYSSTDGKVEYDGVDIHKMSEKDRFDYLRNMQMIFQDPYASLNPRSTVFEIIAEPMQVHGLYKNKKELQARVHQLLEDVGLNRDHANRYPHEFSGGQRQRIGIARALSLDPDFIIADEPISALDVSVQAQVVMLLQKLQKEKGLTYLFIAHDLSMVKYISDRIGVMYLGHMVELTTADQLYEKPLHPYTEALLSAIPIPDPDIEEARERVILEGELPSPIDPPSGCVFRTRCPHAMSICAEKKPAWQEKEPGHYVACHLYE, from the coding sequence ATGACGAACGAAACTTTATTGTCTGTACAGGAACTCAAGCGCCATTTTGACCTCGGCAAAGACACAACGTTAAAAGCGGTCGACGGTATTTCATTTGATATCAAGCGCGGCGAAACCTTTGGGCTCGTAGGAGAATCAGGCTGCGGCAAGTCAACAGCGGGCCGGACCATCATGGGCTTATACAGCTCGACAGATGGCAAAGTCGAATACGACGGCGTCGATATCCATAAAATGTCCGAAAAAGACCGCTTCGATTACTTGCGCAATATGCAGATGATTTTCCAGGATCCATATGCGTCGCTCAACCCGCGTTCGACTGTTTTCGAAATTATCGCCGAACCGATGCAAGTCCACGGGCTGTATAAGAATAAAAAGGAATTGCAGGCGCGTGTCCACCAATTGCTCGAAGATGTCGGATTGAACCGCGACCATGCCAACCGCTATCCGCATGAATTCTCGGGTGGGCAAAGACAGCGTATCGGCATCGCGCGGGCTTTATCACTCGACCCGGATTTCATCATTGCGGACGAACCGATCTCGGCACTAGATGTATCAGTCCAAGCGCAAGTCGTCATGCTTCTGCAAAAGCTGCAGAAGGAAAAAGGGCTGACGTATTTGTTCATCGCCCATGACCTGAGCATGGTCAAATATATATCAGACCGCATTGGTGTAATGTACCTCGGGCATATGGTCGAACTGACAACGGCCGACCAGTTGTATGAGAAGCCGCTTCATCCTTATACGGAAGCCTTGCTGTCTGCGATTCCGATTCCCGACCCCGATATCGAAGAAGCCCGGGAACGTGTCATCTTGGAAGGCGAATTGCCAAGCCCGATCGATCCACCGAGCGGCTGCGTGTTCCGGACTCGCTGTCCACATGCGATGAGCATTTGCGCAGAGAAAAAGCCGGCATGGCAGGAAAAAGAGCCCGGCCATTACGTCGCGTGTCATTTATATGAGTAA
- a CDS encoding C40 family peptidase, with the protein MAQTQSTTWVCRVPVTSVWTHPDKVRDVDAHGVADMPNINKWREAMDQQQTKDLTVSNRLQTQLLYGEPVLIEEIDGTWAKIIAPWQPSHKDGRGYPGWLPVAHLKEIDSVADRSYARVSADKAQLWTLERRPIAQLPFNSLLPVKDANETHVHVHTPDGDAFIEAKHVQLVPAPEQIPLGNGQSIVNEAERFLGLQYFWGGMSSLGYDCSGFSHHMLKANGYYISRDAGDQSVEGVEIDRLDSAAWQTGDLLFFAYEEGLGKLHHVGIYYGDGMMIHSPTSGKAIEITRLEGTVYDKELCAVRRFTQEETT; encoded by the coding sequence ATGGCACAGACACAATCGACGACTTGGGTTTGCCGCGTTCCGGTGACGAGCGTCTGGACCCATCCCGATAAAGTGCGGGACGTGGATGCCCACGGCGTTGCAGACATGCCGAACATCAATAAATGGCGTGAAGCGATGGACCAGCAGCAAACCAAGGACCTCACTGTAAGCAACCGCCTGCAGACGCAACTGCTTTACGGAGAGCCTGTTTTAATAGAAGAAATCGACGGCACGTGGGCGAAGATCATTGCTCCTTGGCAGCCGTCTCATAAAGACGGGCGCGGCTATCCAGGGTGGTTGCCAGTAGCACATCTAAAAGAAATTGACTCAGTTGCAGATCGAAGCTACGCACGTGTATCCGCTGATAAAGCGCAATTATGGACGCTAGAGCGCCGGCCGATCGCACAGCTTCCCTTCAACAGCCTGTTGCCGGTCAAAGATGCGAACGAAACGCATGTCCATGTCCATACGCCGGATGGTGATGCATTTATAGAAGCTAAGCACGTTCAGCTCGTCCCGGCGCCTGAACAGATTCCGCTTGGGAACGGCCAGTCGATCGTAAACGAAGCAGAACGATTCTTGGGATTGCAGTACTTCTGGGGCGGCATGTCGAGCCTTGGCTATGATTGTTCCGGATTTTCCCATCATATGCTGAAAGCGAACGGCTACTACATATCGCGGGATGCAGGAGACCAGTCTGTGGAAGGCGTAGAAATCGACCGTCTTGATTCTGCTGCTTGGCAAACAGGCGATCTTTTGTTCTTCGCTTACGAAGAAGGATTAGGCAAACTTCATCACGTCGGCATTTATTACGGCGATGGCATGATGATCCATTCACCGACATCCGGCAAAGCCATTGAAATCACTCGTCTCGAAGGCACGGTCTATGACAAGGAATTATGTGCCGTCCGCAGATTTACTCAGGAGGAAACAACATGA
- a CDS encoding mandelate racemase/muconate lactonizing enzyme family protein — MPVLASIETYRIAVPLKKPFKTALRTVEAAEAVIVHLTTQDGRSGFGEAPPTHVITGETLDSIERAVHVIGAGLIGMDVRRREQLFEKLHKTLVGNTSAKAAVDMALYDLIAQQAGMPLTQFLGGYRESIGTDYTVSVNAPEEMAQDAADYEQQGFTVLKVKVGIDTPEQDLKRIQAIRERVGNTVTLRLDANQGWDPKSAVRIINQMENAGFNIELIEQPVPAHDIEGMKFVTDNTLTPIMADESVFSSVDAKRVLELRAADLINIKLMKAGGIHRAMKINALAEAFGVPCMTGSMIETKLGLSAAAHFAASQPNITRFDFDAPLMLKEDLLPGGIQYSGKAIRFSDEPGLGIDAERFLETLRERRG, encoded by the coding sequence ATGCCGGTTTTAGCGTCTATCGAGACTTACCGGATAGCCGTTCCTTTAAAAAAGCCGTTCAAGACAGCGCTCCGAACTGTGGAAGCGGCTGAAGCGGTCATCGTTCATTTGACGACGCAAGACGGCCGCTCCGGTTTCGGCGAAGCGCCGCCGACCCATGTCATTACGGGTGAAACCTTGGATAGCATCGAACGCGCTGTCCATGTGATTGGAGCGGGGTTAATCGGGATGGACGTGAGGCGCCGTGAACAGCTTTTCGAGAAGCTTCACAAGACGCTCGTCGGCAACACCAGCGCCAAAGCGGCGGTGGATATGGCACTTTATGATTTGATCGCTCAGCAAGCCGGCATGCCCTTGACACAGTTTCTCGGCGGCTACCGTGAATCGATCGGGACCGATTACACGGTTTCGGTCAATGCTCCTGAAGAAATGGCGCAAGATGCGGCAGACTATGAGCAGCAAGGATTTACGGTTCTGAAAGTGAAAGTCGGCATCGATACCCCTGAACAGGACCTGAAGCGAATCCAGGCCATCCGGGAGCGTGTCGGGAATACAGTCACACTGCGCTTAGACGCCAACCAAGGCTGGGATCCAAAATCGGCGGTGCGCATCATCAACCAGATGGAAAACGCCGGGTTCAATATCGAATTGATCGAGCAGCCGGTTCCGGCACATGACATCGAAGGCATGAAATTCGTTACGGACAATACATTGACACCAATCATGGCGGACGAGAGCGTCTTTTCATCGGTTGATGCAAAACGCGTGTTGGAATTGCGCGCAGCAGACTTGATCAATATCAAATTGATGAAAGCGGGCGGCATCCACCGCGCAATGAAAATCAATGCACTCGCTGAGGCTTTTGGCGTGCCGTGCATGACCGGCAGCATGATCGAAACGAAACTCGGCCTGTCCGCGGCTGCCCATTTTGCGGCAAGCCAGCCGAACATTACACGTTTTGATTTTGATGCGCCGCTTATGCTGAAAGAGGACCTCTTGCCAGGCGGCATCCAATACAGCGGCAAAGCCATCCGCTTTTCAGATGAGCCAGGGCTTGGCATCGATGCGGAGCGGTTCCTGGAAACTTTACGCGAACGGAGAGGATAA
- a CDS encoding S66 peptidase family protein: MRTMPKRLQKGDTVGIISPSSPPNLENLKKALPFLEELGLKVKMGKSVEAKNGYLAGTDDERLADLHAMFEDPEVKGIICAGGGYGAARYADRIDYAMIKENPKIFWGYSDVTFLHNAIGMYAELVTFHGPMLASDVGKPEFHERSGRMFGQMFQPFELHYDETISELETLASGMADGELVGGNLSLIRGTLGTKFEIDTKDKILLIEDTGEEPYQVDEMLNQLKMARKFEQVAGIVIGDFKNAEPKKPEQSWTLAQVLDDYFKDLDVPVVKGFKIGHCEPHFSVPLGVKARLDADAKTLTILPGVE; encoded by the coding sequence ATGCGCACAATGCCAAAACGATTGCAAAAAGGGGATACGGTGGGCATCATTTCGCCATCAAGCCCGCCAAATTTAGAGAATTTGAAAAAGGCTTTACCGTTTTTAGAAGAATTAGGGTTGAAAGTGAAAATGGGCAAATCGGTCGAAGCGAAAAACGGCTATCTTGCCGGAACGGATGACGAACGCTTGGCAGATCTGCATGCCATGTTCGAAGACCCGGAAGTGAAAGGCATCATTTGCGCTGGCGGGGGATATGGAGCCGCACGCTATGCGGACCGGATCGATTACGCGATGATCAAAGAAAACCCGAAGATTTTCTGGGGCTACTCAGATGTGACATTTTTACATAATGCAATCGGCATGTATGCAGAATTGGTAACCTTCCACGGGCCGATGCTGGCATCGGATGTCGGAAAACCGGAATTCCACGAGCGTAGTGGCCGCATGTTCGGACAGATGTTCCAGCCGTTCGAATTGCATTACGACGAAACCATCTCCGAGCTTGAAACTTTAGCAAGCGGTATGGCAGACGGCGAACTAGTAGGGGGTAACCTATCGTTGATTCGCGGGACGCTTGGGACGAAGTTTGAAATCGACACGAAAGACAAGATCTTGTTGATTGAAGACACAGGCGAAGAACCGTATCAAGTGGACGAAATGCTCAATCAGCTGAAAATGGCGCGCAAGTTCGAGCAAGTGGCCGGCATTGTCATCGGCGATTTCAAAAACGCTGAACCGAAAAAGCCAGAACAATCGTGGACGCTCGCGCAAGTATTGGATGATTACTTTAAAGACTTGGACGTGCCAGTTGTGAAAGGCTTCAAGATTGGCCATTGCGAACCGCATTTCTCCGTGCCGCTCGGCGTAAAAGCCCGTCTCGATGCCGATGCGAAAACCTTGACGATCCTGCCGGGGGTCGAGTGA
- a CDS encoding peptide ABC transporter substrate-binding protein: protein MKKWLVLFLMAMFVFVLAACTASEDAGEDTSTDSGEEGTADSGGEKTLFMNNAEEPTSFDPSIGFNAVSWSALNNLMEGLTRLDESSQPVEATAESIDVSEDGLTYTFNIREDANWSNGEPVTAGDFVFAWQHMLDPETASPAAFLAYFIEGAEAYNNGEGAVEDVAISAEDDKTFVVKLTEPTEAFLNIITNPSFFPIHEATATENPDWHTEADSFVGNGPFNLASWSHDEDFVFEKNEEYWDAENVNLDKVHWAMVNDPNTEYQMYEAGELDVSSVPAEMSEQLQDSPELTVLDQAGTYFYRYNVEEEPFTNKKVRQAFAYAVNQDDIVQYVTKNGEKPAYGFVSYGFEGPNGQEFRDEAGELVKFDADKAKQLLEEGMEEEGWDELPPVTITYSTSESHQNIAETLQDQFKTALGVDVELQNVEASVFLTEQKEFKYQLSRSSFIHDYADPINALESFITDSSMNRTQWSNEEFDKLIADAKAETDSAARWEMLIEAEKILMDEMPIFPIHFYNQVQLQKEGVEGILRHPVGYIDLKNADKN, encoded by the coding sequence ATGAAGAAATGGCTCGTATTGTTTCTGATGGCGATGTTCGTGTTCGTTCTCGCAGCTTGTACGGCAAGCGAAGACGCGGGAGAAGACACAAGCACCGATTCAGGCGAAGAAGGCACTGCTGATTCTGGCGGGGAAAAAACATTGTTTATGAATAACGCGGAAGAACCGACTTCATTTGATCCATCAATTGGCTTTAACGCCGTATCATGGAGCGCTTTGAATAATTTGATGGAAGGTTTGACACGTCTTGATGAATCATCTCAGCCGGTCGAAGCGACAGCTGAATCAATCGACGTCTCTGAAGACGGTTTGACGTACACATTCAATATCCGTGAAGATGCTAACTGGTCGAACGGCGAACCGGTTACAGCTGGCGATTTCGTATTCGCTTGGCAGCACATGCTAGACCCGGAAACTGCATCTCCGGCAGCTTTCCTTGCTTACTTCATTGAAGGCGCAGAAGCGTACAACAACGGAGAAGGCGCTGTAGAAGATGTTGCGATTTCTGCAGAAGACGACAAAACCTTCGTCGTGAAATTGACGGAACCGACAGAAGCGTTCTTGAACATCATCACCAACCCAAGCTTCTTCCCGATTCACGAAGCGACAGCTACTGAAAATCCAGACTGGCACACAGAAGCGGATAGCTTTGTCGGCAACGGGCCGTTCAACTTGGCTTCTTGGAGCCATGACGAAGATTTCGTCTTTGAAAAGAACGAAGAGTATTGGGATGCTGAAAACGTGAACTTGGATAAAGTCCACTGGGCAATGGTCAACGACCCGAACACTGAATACCAAATGTATGAAGCGGGGGAACTGGACGTATCGAGCGTTCCAGCTGAAATGTCCGAACAATTGCAGGATTCTCCGGAACTTACCGTACTTGATCAGGCCGGTACTTATTTCTACCGTTACAATGTAGAAGAAGAGCCATTTACGAATAAAAAAGTCCGCCAAGCATTCGCTTATGCGGTCAATCAAGATGATATCGTCCAATACGTGACGAAAAACGGTGAGAAACCGGCCTATGGTTTTGTTTCTTACGGATTTGAAGGGCCGAATGGCCAGGAATTCCGTGATGAAGCGGGCGAATTGGTGAAATTCGACGCTGACAAAGCGAAGCAATTGCTTGAAGAAGGCATGGAAGAAGAAGGCTGGGATGAATTGCCGCCAGTCACCATCACTTACTCAACAAGCGAATCACACCAGAACATTGCTGAAACATTGCAAGATCAATTCAAGACCGCTTTGGGTGTAGATGTTGAACTTCAAAATGTTGAAGCGAGCGTCTTCTTGACAGAACAAAAAGAATTCAAATACCAATTGTCGCGCAGCTCATTCATCCATGATTATGCTGACCCGATCAACGCGCTCGAAAGCTTCATCACTGATTCTTCCATGAACCGTACTCAATGGTCCAACGAAGAATTCGATAAGCTCATCGCTGACGCAAAAGCAGAAACAGACTCTGCAGCACGTTGGGAAATGCTCATCGAAGCAGAAAAAATCCTAATGGACGAAATGCCGATCTTCCCAATCCATTTCTATAACCAAGTCCAGCTGCAAAAAGAAGGCGTCGAAGGCATCCTTCGCCACCCGGTTGGGTACATCGATTTGAAGAATGCGGATAAAAATTAA
- a CDS encoding ABC transporter ATP-binding protein — translation MTGKQIAEELARTRLEDGADLDAVDHTGKRGKIVKPKKRKTVTDERILSVQDLHVTFNTYGGTVQAVRGVNFDLYKGETLAIVGESGCGKSVTSNAIMGLIQQPPGKISSKGVHFKTQDLTKLSKKEMRKIQGVDISMIFQDPMTALNPTLTIGEQLTEGVKQHKNLSKAEAKERAIDMLKLVGIPNPDERLKQYPHQFSGGMRQRIVIAIALICEPELLIADEPTTALDVTIQAQILELFEEIQAKTGVSIILITHDLGVVAKIADRIAVMYAGKVIETGDKREIFYNPQHPYTQGLLTSVPRLDLAGGELKPIDGTPPDLFAPPAGCPFAARCPFSMDVCTNVYPEVTALSETHKVDCWLQDPRAQKLIDEQAFAR, via the coding sequence ATGACAGGAAAGCAGATAGCTGAAGAGTTGGCTCGTACCCGCCTGGAAGATGGTGCGGATCTCGATGCGGTCGACCATACCGGCAAACGCGGCAAGATTGTAAAACCGAAAAAACGCAAAACCGTTACAGACGAGCGCATCCTTTCCGTACAGGATCTGCACGTGACCTTCAATACATACGGAGGAACCGTACAGGCTGTGCGCGGCGTCAATTTCGATCTGTATAAAGGAGAAACTTTGGCGATCGTCGGAGAATCAGGCTGCGGCAAATCAGTGACATCCAATGCGATCATGGGCTTGATCCAGCAGCCGCCCGGAAAAATCAGTTCCAAAGGCGTTCATTTCAAAACACAGGATCTCACTAAATTATCGAAGAAAGAAATGCGCAAAATCCAAGGCGTCGACATCTCAATGATTTTCCAGGATCCGATGACCGCGCTCAACCCGACTTTAACAATCGGCGAGCAATTGACAGAAGGTGTCAAACAGCACAAGAACTTGAGCAAAGCGGAAGCGAAGGAACGGGCCATCGATATGCTCAAGCTGGTCGGCATTCCGAATCCGGATGAGCGGCTGAAGCAATATCCTCACCAATTCTCTGGGGGCATGCGCCAGCGTATCGTCATTGCGATCGCCTTGATCTGCGAGCCGGAATTATTGATTGCCGATGAGCCGACGACTGCGCTCGATGTGACGATCCAAGCGCAGATTCTGGAATTATTTGAAGAAATCCAAGCGAAAACCGGCGTGTCGATCATCTTGATCACGCACGACCTCGGCGTCGTCGCAAAAATTGCCGATCGCATCGCAGTCATGTATGCCGGCAAAGTGATTGAAACCGGCGACAAGCGCGAGATTTTCTACAATCCGCAGCATCCGTATACGCAAGGCTTGCTGACTTCCGTGCCGCGGCTCGACCTCGCCGGCGGGGAACTGAAACCAATCGACGGCACACCGCCTGATCTGTTCGCACCGCCGGCTGGCTGCCCATTTGCAGCGCGTTGCCCGTTTTCGATGGACGTCTGTACGAATGTCTATCCAGAAGTAACGGCTTTATCCGAAACCCATAAAGTGGATTGCTGGCTGCAGGATCCGCGGGCTCAAAAATTGATCGACGAACAGGCTTTTGCAAGATGA
- a CDS encoding ABC transporter permease yields the protein MTQVRDEWFRPSDKSGDEKEAVVRPSLSYWKDAWRRLKQNKLAMLGLIFLALLAVMAIFGPVFSPHSVTTQDLPNQNQPPSATHWFGTDEAGRDVFTRTWYGARISLFVGLMAALIDFVIGIVYGGIAGYKGGKTDGIMMRIIEILYGLPYLLVVILLLVVMGPSLWTIILALTITGWVGMARIVRGQVLQVKNYEFVTASKSFGAKTPRIIRKNLIPNSMGPIIVQMTLTVPSAIFAEAFLSFLGLGIQAPFASWGVMANDALPVIITGDWWRLFFPALFISLTMFAFNVLGDGLQDALDPKMRK from the coding sequence ATGACTCAGGTCCGTGATGAATGGTTCCGCCCTTCCGATAAAAGTGGAGATGAAAAAGAAGCCGTCGTGCGCCCATCGCTTTCTTATTGGAAAGACGCCTGGCGCAGGCTAAAGCAAAATAAACTGGCGATGCTCGGCTTGATTTTCCTGGCCCTGCTCGCTGTGATGGCGATATTCGGTCCTGTTTTCTCGCCGCATTCCGTCACTACACAAGACTTGCCGAACCAAAACCAGCCGCCGAGCGCAACGCATTGGTTCGGAACCGATGAAGCGGGGCGCGACGTCTTTACCCGCACTTGGTACGGAGCGCGCATTTCTTTATTCGTCGGCTTGATGGCCGCATTGATCGACTTTGTCATCGGCATCGTCTATGGCGGCATCGCCGGCTATAAAGGTGGCAAAACCGATGGCATCATGATGCGCATCATCGAAATTCTTTACGGCTTGCCTTACTTGCTCGTAGTTATCTTGCTACTTGTCGTGATGGGGCCGTCTTTATGGACGATCATCCTCGCGCTCACCATTACCGGCTGGGTCGGCATGGCCCGAATTGTCAGGGGACAGGTGCTGCAAGTGAAAAACTACGAATTTGTTACCGCTTCGAAATCGTTCGGGGCGAAAACACCGCGTATCATTCGCAAGAACTTGATCCCAAACTCGATGGGGCCGATCATCGTGCAAATGACTTTGACTGTGCCGAGTGCCATTTTTGCTGAAGCGTTCTTGAGCTTCCTTGGCCTTGGAATCCAGGCGCCGTTTGCAAGTTGGGGCGTCATGGCGAATGACGCTTTGCCAGTCATCATTACCGGCGACTGGTGGCGCTTGTTCTTCCCGGCATTATTTATTTCATTGACGATGTTCGCATTTAACGTACTTGGAGACGGGCTGCAAGATGCACTCGATCCGAAGATGAGGAAGTGA
- a CDS encoding ABC transporter permease → MGKYIFKRFLMMLVTIFIIATLTFFLMHAVPGSPLESDRNTNETVQANLERFYKLDQPLHIQYLSYMQSIVTFDFGPSIKDPNRTVNELLARGFPISFELGIITILVAVVSGIILGTMAALRHNKMIDYAAMAFAVVGISIPNFVLATVLIQQLAVNWNLFPPATWTSPMHMVLPVLALATGPMAIIARLTRSSMLEVLTQDYIKMARAKGIKPMRIVLRHALRNALMPVVTIMGTLLAGILTGTFVIEKIFAIPGMGKYFVDSINNRDYPVIMGTTVFYSAFLIFMLFLVDIVYGILDPRIKLHKKEGDV, encoded by the coding sequence ATGGGCAAATACATATTCAAACGATTTTTGATGATGCTTGTGACGATTTTCATCATCGCGACACTGACGTTTTTCCTCATGCACGCCGTTCCGGGTTCGCCGCTTGAAAGCGACCGCAATACGAACGAGACGGTGCAGGCAAATCTAGAGCGCTTCTACAAGCTCGATCAGCCGCTACATATTCAATATTTGAGTTATATGCAATCGATAGTCACGTTCGATTTCGGGCCGTCGATCAAAGACCCGAACCGCACCGTTAACGAACTGTTGGCGAGAGGCTTTCCGATTTCCTTCGAACTTGGGATTATCACCATTCTTGTGGCGGTCGTCTCGGGAATCATTCTAGGGACGATGGCTGCGCTGCGGCATAATAAAATGATTGATTACGCCGCGATGGCTTTTGCGGTCGTCGGGATCTCGATCCCGAACTTTGTACTCGCAACGGTGCTGATCCAGCAGCTAGCAGTCAACTGGAATCTGTTCCCGCCCGCGACCTGGACCAGCCCGATGCATATGGTGCTGCCGGTGCTGGCGCTGGCAACCGGACCGATGGCGATCATCGCTCGCCTGACGCGCTCGAGCATGCTCGAGGTGCTGACGCAGGATTATATTAAAATGGCGCGCGCCAAAGGCATCAAGCCGATGCGCATCGTTTTGCGGCATGCGCTGCGCAATGCTTTAATGCCGGTCGTGACGATCATGGGCACTTTGCTTGCCGGTATTTTAACCGGAACTTTTGTCATCGAGAAGATTTTCGCGATTCCGGGAATGGGCAAATACTTTGTCGATTCGATCAACAACCGCGATTATCCGGTCATCATGGGCACTACAGTATTCTATAGTGCGTTCTTGATTTTCATGCTGTTTTTGGTCGATATCGTCTACGGCATATTGGATCCGCGCATCAAGCTCCACAAGAAAGAAGGTGATGTGTGA
- a CDS encoding M55 family metallopeptidase, whose amino-acid sequence MKFYLSMDMEGVTALPDYTYVDSKEANYERGRRLMTGDANAIIHGAFDSGAEAFLVNDSHSKMNNLIAEDLHEEAELITGGVKAFSMVEGLDDSYTGAFFAGYHARAGQKGVMSHAMIFGVRSMWIDDVEVGELGLNAYVAGYYGVPVLMVAGDDCACREAETLIPGVTTVAVKETLTRSAVKTLHPKKAQRLLREKTQEAIQHKDRVKPLVPPEQPTLRMEFTNYGEAELAAMMPGTRIEEGTTIVRYEAQNILEAYRAMLVMTELAMQAKFC is encoded by the coding sequence ATGAAATTTTACTTGTCGATGGACATGGAAGGCGTGACAGCACTTCCGGATTATACATATGTGGATTCAAAGGAAGCGAATTATGAAAGAGGCCGGCGCCTCATGACGGGTGATGCCAACGCCATCATTCATGGTGCGTTCGATTCAGGCGCGGAAGCGTTTCTCGTCAACGACTCGCATTCCAAGATGAACAATTTGATCGCTGAAGACCTTCACGAAGAAGCGGAACTCATAACAGGCGGCGTTAAAGCATTTTCGATGGTCGAAGGCTTAGACGATAGCTACACAGGCGCCTTTTTTGCAGGTTATCATGCACGCGCCGGCCAAAAAGGCGTCATGTCGCACGCCATGATTTTCGGCGTCCGGTCGATGTGGATTGATGACGTCGAAGTCGGCGAGCTCGGCTTGAATGCGTACGTCGCAGGTTACTACGGCGTACCGGTCTTGATGGTAGCGGGAGATGACTGCGCGTGCAGGGAAGCGGAAACGCTCATTCCGGGCGTCACGACAGTCGCCGTCAAAGAAACCTTGACGCGTTCTGCAGTGAAAACACTGCACCCGAAAAAAGCGCAGCGGCTGCTGCGTGAGAAAACGCAGGAAGCGATCCAACACAAAGATCGTGTGAAACCGCTCGTGCCGCCGGAGCAACCGACACTTCGCATGGAATTCACCAATTACGGCGAAGCGGAGCTTGCTGCGATGATGCCGGGCACTCGCATCGAAGAAGGAACGACGATCGTCCGTTACGAAGCACAAAACATACTGGAAGCTTATCGCGCCATGCTGGTCATGACAGAACTGGCGATGCAAGCGAAGTTCTGTTAG